In the genome of Podospora pseudocomata strain CBS 415.72m chromosome 2 map unlocalized CBS415.72m_2.2, whole genome shotgun sequence, one region contains:
- a CDS encoding uncharacterized protein (EggNog:ENOG503P2EC; COG:C; COG:H): MIPTDKTTHIDRTAHEPRDNSLHELLITTITPITPTIRLFHLTPSQPSQPPISFLPGQWVDLYYPPFPSCQKPGGFTITSPPSHPHMELAIQQSPLNPPAAYLWQDPSTLLHTPVRIRIGGSFTYPPQIFSRPSEQQPLLSSPSSSSTPPGFKKLVLVAGGVGINPLISILSHISTTRPQPEITLLYSLKDPNSKIQSGDTSQALFLDRIINLFSNQNDPLKGNIKLFLTTTGGPNNTNNISTNEITTKHLSIPFEKRRISLSDVSNAIGEHKDDVAVYICGVPSMTDQFVDGLTSPSPQGLGIDKSRVLCEKWW; this comes from the exons atGATCCCCACCGacaaaacaacccacatcgacCGCACCGCTCACGAACCCCGCGATAAC TCCCTCCACGAACTCCTCATAACCACCATAACCCCCATAACCCCCACAAtccgcctcttccacctcacgccctcccaaccctcccaaccccccatcagcTTCCTCCCCGGCCAATGGGTAGACCTCTActacccccccttcccctcctgcCAAAAACCCGGCGGCTTCACCATTacctcacccccatcccacccccacatGGAACTAGCAATCCAGCaatcccccctcaaccccccagcaGCCTACCTCTGGCAggacccctccaccctcttaCACACCCCCGTCCGCATCCGCATAGGCGGTTCCTTCACCTACCCGCCCCAAATATTCTCACGTCCCTCCGAACAACAGCCGTTATTATCCTCTCCCAGCTCTAGTAGCACACCCCCGGGCTTCAAaaagttggtgttggtggcagGAGGAGTTGGCATAAACCCCCTAATCAGcatcctctcccacatctccaccacccgcccccaACCCGAAATCACCCTCCTCTACTCTCTCAAAgaccccaacagcaaaatCCAATCAGGCGACACCTCCCaagccctcttcctcgaccgAATCATCAATCTATTCTCCAACCAAAACGACCCCCTGAAAGGCAACATCAagctcttcctcaccaccactggTGGCCCCAATAACACAAACAACATCTCAACAAACGAAATAACAACCAAACATTTATCCATCCCTTTCGAAAAGAGAAGGATATCCCTCTCCGACGTCTCAAACGCCATCGGGGAGCACAAAGACGACGTGGCAGTCTACATATGCGGTGTACCCTCCATGACCGACCAATTTGTCGACGGCCtgacctctccctccccacaagGTCTAGGCATAGACAAGAGCAGGGTCCTGTGCGAGAAATGGTGGTAA
- the PRE1 gene encoding Proteasome subunit beta type-4 (COG:O; BUSCO:EOG09263WSS; EggNog:ENOG503NX90; MEROPS:MER0002676), giving the protein MEVLLGITGKDFTLIAASKAAMRGATILKASDDKTRQLNKHTLMAYSGEAGDTVQFADYIQANAQLYSMRNESDLSPSALAHFVRGELATSLRSRNPYNVNLLLGGVDPITHKSSLYWLDYLASLAPVPYAAHGYAQYYCLSILDKHHHPDITLGQGIKLLTLCVDELKRRLPIDFKGMTVKAVTKDGVVDIQFDDDKVVKAA; this is encoded by the exons AT GGAGGTTCTACTGGGCATTACGGGCAAGGACTTTACGCTGATCGCCGCGTCGAAGGCGGCCATGCGTGGAGCTACCATCCTCAAGGCGTCCGacgacaagacaagacagtTGAACAAGCACACACTCATGGCCTACTCTGGCGAGGCTGGTGATACCG TCCAGTTTGCCGATTACATCCAAGCCAACGCCCAGCTCTACTCGATGCGCAACGAGTCGGACCTTTCCCCATCAGCTCTTGCTCACTTTGTCCGCGGTGAACTTGCTACGAGTCTTCGGTCGAGAAATCCATACAACGTAAACCTTCTTTTGGGCGGCGTTGACCCCATCACACACAAGTCTAGCCTGTACTGGTTGGACTACCTTGCGTCGCTTGCCCCCGTCCCATATGCTGCCCACGGCTATGCTCA ATACTACTGCCTTTCTATCCTGGataagcaccaccaccccgacaTCACCCTCGGCCAAGGCATCAAACTTCTCACACTATGCGTCGACGAGCTCAAGAGAAGACTACCGATAGACTTCAAGGGGATGACGGTCAAGGCAGTGACCAAGGACGGCGTGGTAGATATCCAGTTTGATGACGacaaggtggtgaaggcTGCTTGA
- a CDS encoding uncharacterized protein (EggNog:ENOG503P5H5; COG:S): MFEVPDAKRVRREDLYSSSDEGEVHRYISSEQDASLLRQKLSSLLAINLAAPPQDEAEGDVSMADADQETQPPLENEENQEEEFSFRLFSSAPTQKVVLAPKEDELQASTEEIPFKERPLSYYIQEPFTPEQQEQIRHSAMSAQDILALSKQRAWGLEVPWRVTKIEIVATKKPTTMTAGGKIVEEGDKKKKRPGKKTRIKLRIREQKRKEEESKKLTKEEHLKEKKKRLNREKKLKRRQKEKAKKAANGAAGDQDGADKMSEDGDSGEE; the protein is encoded by the exons ATGTTCGAGGTTCCAGATGCCAAACG AGTGAGGAGGGAAGACCTCTACTCGTCTTCTGACGAGGGGGAAGTGCACAGGTATATATCTTCAGAACAAGATGCCAGCCTTCTCCGGCAAAAACTCTCCAGTCTCTTAGCCATCAACCTCGCTGCGCCACCACAAGATGAGGCCGAGGGTGATGTCTCCATGGCCGATGCAGACCAAGAGACACAACCACCACTAGAAAATGAAGAgaaccaagaagaagaattttCGTTCCGGCTCTTCTCATCAGCACCAACACAAAAAGTAGTGCTTGCGCCGAAAGAGGATGAGCTACAGGCCTCAACAGAGGAAATACCCTTCAAAGAACGGCCTCTCAGTTATTACATACAAGAGCCCTTCACCCCCGAACAGCAAGAGCAAATACGACACTCCGCCATGTCGGCCCAAGACATTCTGGCGCTATCGAAACAAAGAGCGTGGGGTCTAGAGGTACCATGGAGGGTGACGAAGATTGAGATTGTGGCCACCAAAAAACCCACAACAATGACTGCTGGAGGCAAGATTGTAGAAGAGGGAGataagaagaaaaagaggccAGGAAAGAAGACCAGGATCAAGCTTCGAATCAGGGAACAGAAGCgcaaggaagaggagagcaAGAAGCTCACAAAGGAAGAGCACCttaaggagaagaagaagcgacTGAACagggagaagaagttgaagagaaggcagaaggaaaaggccaagaaggctgcgaatggagctgctggtgacCAAGACGGGGCCGACAAAATGTCAGAGGATGGAGATAGTGGTGAAGAGTGA
- the DED1 gene encoding DEAD-box ATP-dependent RNA helicase (COG:A; EggNog:ENOG503NUJV), whose product MADQLSGGMGNLSLDQAPAAAQLAGQHPGGRSYIPPHLRGKIGANAPAPAMNNGPAPGAMNGLNNSAWAGNNSFDARANTNFGPTPGGAASYESAPPPQQQSWGNRQGGFNRNAYGGGRSNVGGNMGGGGGPVGRGEGRWSDGQHIIGNPDPRVERELFGTADDPSKQHTGINFEKYDDIPVTPSGHDVPEPVLTFSHPPLDKHLLSNIELARYKIPTPVQKYSIPIVIGGRDLMACAQTGSGKTGGFLFPILHQSFVQGPSPIPAQGGGGGGYRQRKAYPTALILAPTRELVSQIYDESRKFAYRSWVRPCVVYGGADIGSQLRQIERGCDLLVATPGRLVDLIERGRISLCNIKYLVLDEADRMLDMGFEPQIRRIVQGEDMPPTGQRQTLMFSATFPRDIQMLAQDFLNDYVFLSVGRVGSTSENITQKVEYVEDVDKRSVLLDILHTHAGGLTLIFVETKRMADSLSDFLINQNFPATSIHGDRTQRERERALELFRNGKCPILVATAVAARGLDIPNVTHVINYDLPTDIDDYVHRIGRTGRAGNTGIATAFFNRGNRGVVRELLELLKEANQEVPGFLETIARESSFGGGRGGRGGGGRGRGRGGNTDFRKGGGFSGGGGGGYGGGGFGGHSSGGGGFGGGGGGYGGAPPSGGFGGGGYGSGGGGGGYSGGGGYGNPGGGGGQSWW is encoded by the exons ATGGCCGATCAACTCAGCGGCGGCATGGGCAACCTGTCCCTCGATCAGGCTCCCGCGGCGGCTCAGCTCGCTGGTCAGCACCCCGGCGGTCGCTCTTAcattcctcctcaccttcgcGGCAAGATTGGGGCTAATGCTCCCGCTCCTGCCATGAACAACGGACCTGCTCCTGGTGCCATGAACGGGCTCAACAACAGTGCCTGGGCTGG caacaacagcttcGATGCTCGTGCCAACACCAACTTTGGTCCCACTCCTGGCGGCGCTGCTTCTTACGAgtctgcccctccccctcagcagCAGTCTTGGGGCAACCGTCAGGGTGGCTTCAACCGCAACGCCTACGGCGGTGGACGCTCCAATGTCGGCGGTAAcatgggcggcggcggcggtccTGTCGGCCGCGGGGAGGGTCGCTGGAGCGATGGCCAGCACATCATTGGCAACCCCGACCCGCGCGTCGAGCGTGAGCTCTTCGGCACTGCTGATGACCCGAGCAAGCAGCACACTGGCATCAACTTTGAGAAGTACGACGACATCCCGGTCACTCCTTCCGGCCATGATGTCCCTGAGCCCGTCTTGaccttctcccacccccctctggACAAGCATCTCTTGAGCAACATCGAGCTTGCTCGCTACAAGATCCCTACCCCTGTCCAGAAGTACTCGATCCCCATCGTCATTGGCGGTCGTGATTTGATGGCTTGCGCCCAGACAGGTTCCGGCAAGACTGGTGGTTTCTTGTTCCCCATCCTTCACCAGTCCTTCGTTCAGGGTCCTTCCCCCATTCCTGCCcagggtggcggcggcggtggttaCCGCCAGCGCAAGGCTTACCCCACTGCCCTCATCTTGGCCCCCACCCGTGAGTTGGTCTCTCAGATCTACGATGAGTCCCGCAAGTTCGCCTACCGTTCGTGGGTCCGCCCTTGCGTTGTCTACGGTGGTGCCGATATAGGCTCTCAGCTTCGCCAAATCGAGCGCGGGTGCGATCTTCTTGTTGCTACCCCCGGCAGATTGGTCGACCTCATAGAGCGTGGTCGCATCTCCCTCTGCAACATCAAGTatcttgtccttgacgaGGCCGATCGCATGCTTGACATGGGTTTCGAGCCCCAAATTCGCCGCATCGTCCAGGGTGAGGACATGCCTCCTACCGGCCAACGCCAAACTCTCATGTTTTCGGCCACCTTCCCCCGCGACATCCAGATGCTCGCTCAGGACTTCTTGAACGACTACGTCTTCTTGTCTGTCGGTCGTGTTGGTTCTACTTCAGAGAACATCACCCAGAAGGTCGAGTACGTTGAGGATGTTGACAAGCGCTCCGTCCTTCTTGATATCCTTCACACCCACGCCGGTGGTCTCACCCTTATCTTTGTTGAGACCAAGCGCATGGCCGACTCCCTTTCGGATTTCTTGATCAACCAGAACTTCCCCGCCACCTCGATTCACGGTGATCGTACCCAGCGTGAGCGTGAGCGTGCCCTCGAGCTTTTCCGCAATGGCAAGTGCCCTATCTTGGTCGccactgctgttgctgcccgTGGTTTGGATATTCCCAACGTCACCCACGTTATCAACTACGATCTCCCCACCGACATTGATGACTACGTTCATCGTATCGGTCGTACCGGCCGTGCTGGCAACACCGGTATTGCTACTGCTTTCTTCAACCGTGGCAACCGTGGTGTCGTCCGCGAGctcctcgagcttctcaaggAGGCCAACCAGGAGGTTCCCGGCTTCCTCGAGACCATTGCTCGCGAGTCTTCCTTCGGCGGTGGACGTggcggccgtggtggtggcggtcgCGGTCGTGGCCGTGGCGGCAACACCGATTTCCGCAAGGGCGGTGGTTTcagcggtggcggtggtggtggttatggcggcggtggttttggtggaCACAGctctggcggcggcggcttcggcggcggcggtggtggctaCGGCGGTGCTCCCCCCAGCGGAGGctttggcggcggtggttatggcagcggcggcggcggtggtggttacagcggtggcggcggctaTGGCAAccctggcggcggtggtggtcagTCGTGGTGGTAA
- a CDS encoding uncharacterized protein (COG:O; MEROPS:MER0011024; EggNog:ENOG503P3Y4), translating to MSLRSVFKSLNPWGAKAVNTLDSSPKKTTERPQSAHSNDSRETPRAKRQKTSRDTEVIPRGSQESIEEFPSQPIQSRGHTYSPSISPSPISSHVPMWNSHAMAEYQGRGNRRHRHRSLGSNKSQSSAEDVPSAFGQKYTAPDNQEQTRSKVQSDAADLEILRNISAHLQPAQPKGKKRLKQESHEDDELAMGHTPNDSKKRQPGPSVSRRGDIVPTQFPRKAANGREDCQSLGDSERFTVSAAVCYRNYYYVAGEKGGTDACYMQAHHDKPQAELRAFTQDGNPHGTQQWLKLTNKIKALHFHPSSSLIKVTQPTDTSLDIGKLLVIKFATPQDASSVARWATRVLKLHAIYDKALGEINRDTPWSSAGIVAGAGSPNAQPPDAGKARGTSASITPSQVSPSNKPRTTIRGSMQVSEPATPQPVATYGRRSLRSTHGSTTDATSAPIDVDLSLSPETPPPPRWSLQNRSWLEDWKTPLQFGRVQVTKDDIPRLDEGQYLNDSIIEFGLKYLFEKFTDKHPDLSKRVYMHNSFFYTSLTGDGGNQFKYENVKRWTAKVDLLSYDYIVVPINQHFHWWVAIICNPGKLDPAVRQTAKEAEATIPIDVEMTDAPKLVTSDVVDKATDGKPGFRPSASTQPKQRKPAYSLDDPRIILLDSLGSSHGPAVKNLRRYLVEEFEDKRGRRLEQGDWPTRLGMKATNIPQQSNLTDCGVYVLGYVQEFVKDPDTFVKALLSKEPHEWALSAPLLRTLWRDTIFYEKSMTRTEPGRQQNAGMIYPMSAERMTKLFAQSAKLSTSPSRDSAVGRREESRHAAVPEPLRPVGMAGEPAQGRIGSPVEAPKPAKTAKEPAGRMIPTEGVQEVTKPMDLVVNTPLIPSIEDSIEDSPTPEPPQITDLTTLVEPGFSKHVPKLKERPASKLGTSPTRQSSHAEDDEVMLVPLGRPDSTLFTARISSSPAEAKKAVDTSVQELDAKSFYNKSATPPGHTKNAKPRQPTRQVALMSQSSPAQAPNPKRADAGSTSTGTSKRPHTGSTPTGVSRPKRPGASSPPTTGSQSRYFNGTPSPGRRQRVATNVGAAYTSVGFAPTREATVEQNLAAVKHHEPINIDDSD from the exons ATGTCTCTCCGATCGGTGTTCAAATCACTT AATCCCTGGGGCGCGAAAGCCGTCAACACCCTCGATTCGAGCCCCAAGAAGACGACCGAAAGGCCACAATCGGCCCATTCCAATGACTCTCGAGAAACACCACGAGCGAAGCGGCAGAAGACGAGCCGGGATACCGAAGTAATACCACGAGGGTCACAAGAGTCTATTGAGGAATTCCCGTCTCAACCGATTCAATCGCGGGGTCACACGTACAGCCCCTCAATATCTCCTTCGCCTATCAGTTCGCATGTTCCTATGTGGAATTCACATGCAATGGCTGAGTACCAGGGTCGAGGCAATCGCCGCCACCGGCATAGGTCTCTTGGTAGCAACAAGAGTCAGTCCTCGGCCGAGGACGTTCCCAGTGCGTTCGGTCAGAAATACACTGCCCCCGATAATCAAGAACAAACTCGGTCTAAAGTGCAAAGCGATGCGGCCGACTTGGAGATTCTGAGGAATATATCAGCCCACTTACAGCCTGCCCAAcccaaggggaagaagagactGAAACAGGAATCccacgaagacgacgagctgGCAATGGGTCATACGCCCAATGATAGCAAAAAGCGCCAGCCAGGGCCCAGCGTCTCTCGCAGGGGCGATATAGTCCCTACACAATTCCCCAGAAAGGCAGCCAACGGTCGTGAGGACTGTCAGTCTCTTGGAGATTCCGAACGCTTCACTGTTTCTGCAGCAGTCTGCTACCGGAATTACTATTATGTGGCTGGTGAGAAAGGCGGGACAGATGCATGCTACATGCAAGCACATCATGATAAACCTCAGGCGGAACTTCGCGCCTTTACACAAGATGGAAACCCCCACGGGACGCAACAGTGGCTCAAGCTTACAAACAAGATCAAAGCCTTGCATTTTCACCCGTCCAGTAGCCTCATTAAGGTCACTCAACCCACTGATACATCTCTGGACATCGGTAAACTGCTGGTCATCAAGTTTGCGACTCCTCAGGATGCTTCATCTGTTGCTCGTTGGGCTACAAGGGTTCTCAAG CTCCATGCCATTTATGACAAAGCACTCGGTGAAATCAATCGAGACACCCCATGGTCATCAGCAGGCATAGTCGCTGGTGCGGGATCTCCTAATGCTCAGCCTCCCGATGCTGGCAAGGCACGGGGCACCAGTGCTAGCATTACACCCAGCCAAGTCTCACCCTCGAACAAACCGAGAACCACCATCCGCGGTTCCATGCAAGTTTCGGAGCCCGCAACACCCCAACCAGTCGCGACTTACGGCAGACGATCTTTGAGGTCAACTCATGGATCAACGACAGATGCGACTTCCGCTCCAATTGATGTAGATCTATCATTATCGCCTGagacccctcctccgccccgtTGGTCTTTGCAAAACAGGAGCTGGTTGGAAGACTGGAAGACACCGCTACAATTTGGCAGAGTACAGGTGACCAAGGATGACATACCAAGACTGGATGAGGGCCAGTATCTGAACGATAGCATCATTGAATTTGGTTTAAAGTACCTTTTTGAAAAATTCACTGACAAGCATCCCGATCTCAGCAAGCGAGTCTACATGCACAACAGCTTTTTCTACACGAGTTTGACCGGGGACGGTGGCAACCAATTCAAGTACGAGAATGTCAAAAGATGGACTGCAAAGGTGGATCTGCTGTCCTATGACTACATTGTCGTCCCAATCAACCAGCACTTCCACTGGTGGGTTGCCATAATTTGCAACCCAGGGAAACTTGATCCGGCTGTTCGTCAGACGGCAAAAGAAGCCGAAGCCACGATCCCTATCGACGTCGAAATGACTGATGCACCAAAGCTGGTTACGTCTGATGTTGTGGACAAAGCCACCGATGGCAAACCCGGATTTCGCCCATCAGCTTCTACTCAGCCAAAGCAACGCAAGCCTGCTTATAGCCTTGATGACCCCAGAATCATTCTGTTGGACTCGCTCGGATCTAGTCACGGCCCTGCCGTTAAGAACCTCCGCCGATATCTCGTTGAAGAGTTCGAAGACAAGCGTGGCAGGAGGCTTGAGCAAGGTGATTGGCCAACTCGCCTTGGGATGAAGGCCACTAATATACCGCAGCAATCAAATCTCACAGACTGCGGAGTCTATGTCCTTGGATACGTGCAAGAGTTTGTCAAGGATCCAGATACCTTCGTCAAGGCTCTGCTGTCTAAGGAGCCGCACGAATGGGCATTAAGTGCCCCCCTATTGCGAACGCTCTGGAGGGATACTATCTTCTACGAAAAGAGTATGACCCGCACAGAGCCTGGCCGGCAGCAAAATGCGGGGATGATCTATCCCATGTCCGCGGAGAGAATGACAAAACTTTTTGCTCAAAGCGCCAAACTGAGcacctctccttctcgcgATTCGGCTGTGGGCCGGAGGGAGGAATCACGACATGCAGCTGTACCAGAGCCGCTCAGACCTGTGGGAATGGCGGGAGAACCGGCGCAAGGGCGAATAGGGTCTCCTGTAGAGGCACCAAAGCCCGCGAAAACTGCAAAGGAGCCAGCAGGACGTATGATACCGACAGAAGGTGTGCAGGAGGTAACCAAGCCTATGGACCTCGTCGTCAACACACCCCTCATTCCTTCTATTGAGGATTCTATCGAGGACTCCCCTACCCCAGAACCTCCTCAAATCACCGACCTCACCACACTTGTAGAGCCCGGTTTCTCGAAGCATGTGCCCAAGCTTAAAGAGCGCCCCGCTTCAAAGTTGGGGACTTCGCCGACGCGGCAATCATCTCATgcggaagatgatgaagtcATGCTTGTCCCTTTGGGTCGCCCTGACTCCACATTGTTCACGGCGAGGATATCTAGTTCCCCGGCGGAGGCAAAGAAAGCGGTTGATACGTCGGTGCAAGAGCTCGACGCAAAGTCATTCTACAACAAGTCAGCCACACCTCCTGGGCACACCAAGAATGCAAAGCCTCGCCAGCCGACGCGCCAGGTTGCCCTAATGTCACAGTCATCTCCCGCCCAGGCTCCCAATCCAAAACGTGCTGATGCTGGCTCCACGTCCACAGGGACGTCGAAGCGTCCTCATACCGGTTCCACGCCTACTGGGGTTTCTCGCCCAAAACGCCCTGGTGCCAGCTCTCCACCTACCACGGGCTCTCAGTCGAGATATTTTAATGGTACCCCATCTCCAGGTCGGAGGCAGCGAGTGGCTACGAATGTAGGAGCTGCGTACACATCCGTGGGTTTTGCACCCACCAGGGAGGCTACCGTGGAGCagaacttggcagcggtgAAGCATCATGAGCCGATCAATATTGATGACTCTGATTGA
- the RRP9 gene encoding pre-rRNA processing protein (COG:A; EggNog:ENOG503NYVC) — protein sequence MSSFFTTSGAQKKRKRPAATEVPKKRLATTKSSSKSATRGPTKPTAAPKKKKDIERDEDISGSELDTENEDDDIVSRSGSDDSDNEGETAAEKRLRLAQRYLEKTRKEVDELQDEYAFDAEEIDRDLLAERLQEDAAETKGKVYRKLAPELDFPHADPIQFRWNSGTVTSVSVCPPYAYTTTKDGYLTKWKLQDLPKNQWPQTTRKKPKKPPAPPKRRPERIAFVKSQPLKAKDKTFQGHTAAPITVKASQDGKFVVTGGLDRKLVVYDAETLKPIRAFTQHRDAVTGIAFRRGTNQIFSCSKDRTVKVFSLNELAYVETLFGHQDEIMDVDALGQERCVSVGARDRTARYWKVPEESQLVFRGGGEGGSTNTKKHKLPAGLNPASAAHEGSMDRVAMLDDEIFVTGSDNGDLALWSIQRKKALHVVARAHGLDPALTPRELSGGNPEDFNPKDIPAPQPRGITALRTVPYSDLIFSGSWDGSVRVWRLSDDKKKIERVGVLGQPIDSEDSGDKEEKSLARGIVNDLAVFERGERGKDGLCVVAVTGKEMRLGRWKYMKEGRCGLVIYEVPKNVVDKKKEEETNGHASGEE from the coding sequence ATGTCGTCCTTTTTCACAACCTCGGGcgcccagaagaagaggaagcgtCCAGCAGCCACAGAAGTCCCCAAGAAGCGATTGGCGACCACAAAATCATCCTCCAAATCCGCGACAAGAGGCCCCACCAAGCCCACCGCGGCtcccaagaaaaagaaggataTTGAGCGCGACGAAGACATATCCGGCAGTGAACTCGATACCGAGAACGAAGACGATGACATTGTCAGCAGAAGCGGCTCGGATGATTCTGACAACGAGGGCGAgaccgccgccgagaagCGTCTGAGACTTGCCCAGCGCTACCTCGAGAAGACGCGAAAGGAAGTCGACGAGCTGCAGGACGAGTACGCCTTCGATGCCGAGGAAATCGACCGCGATCTTTTGGCCGAGCGCCTCCAAGAGGACGCCGCCGAGACCAAAGGCAAGGTCTACCGCAAGCTCGCCCCCGAACTCGACTTCCCCCACGCCGACCCCATCCAGTTCCGGTGGAACTCGGGCACCGTCACCTCCGTCTCTGTCTGCCCTCCATATGCCTACACAACCACAAAAGACGGCTACCTTACCAAATGGAAGCTCCAAGACCTCCCTAAGAACCAATGGCCTCAAACCACCCGCAAaaagcccaagaagccccctgcccctcccaaGCGCAGACCTGAGCGCATCGCCTTTGTCAAGTCTCAGCCCCTCAAAGCCAAGGACAAGACCTTCCAAGGCCACACCGCGGCTCCAATTACAGTAAAAGCATCCCAAGACGGCAAGTTTGTCGTCACCGGCGGCCTCGACCGCAAGCTGGTCGTCTACGACGCCGAGACCCTCAAGCCTATCCGAGCCTTCACCCAGCACCGCGACGCCGTCACCGGCATTGCCTTCCGCCGGGGCACCAACCAgatcttctcctgctccaagGACCGCACAGTCAAGGTCTTCTCCCTGAACGAATTGGCGTACGTCGAAACATTGTTCGGCCACCAAGACGAGATTATGGACGTGGATGCCTTGGGCCAGGAGCGCTGCGTGTCAGTCGGCGCGAGAGATCGTACAGCCCGTTACTGGAAGGTGCCTGAGGAATCTCAGCTTGTGTTTAGAGGTGGCGGTGAGGGCGGGTcgaccaacaccaagaaacACAAACTTCCGGCCGGGCTGAATCCAGCGAGCGCTGCTCATGAGGGGTCAATGGACAGAGTCGCGATGTTGGATGACGAGATATTTGTCACGGGCAGTGACAATGGTGATTTGGCGCTTTGGAGCATTCAGAGGAAAAAGGCTTTGCACGTGGTTGCGAGAGCGCATGGTCTGGACCCTGCGTTGACTCCTAGGGAGCTTTCTGGTGGGAATCCGGAGGATTTCAACCCTAAGGATATTCCTGCCCCTCAGCCAAGGGGTATCACAGCTTTGAGAACGGTTCCTTACTCGGATCTGATCTTTAGCGGGAGCTGGGATGGGAGTGTCAGGGTGTGGAGGCTGAGTGATGAtaagaagaagattgagaGGGTAGGTGTTCTAGGGCAGCCAATAGACTCGGAGGACAGTGGCGAcaaggaagagaagagtcTCGCGAGGGGAATCGTGAACGATCTTGCCGTGTttgagagaggggagagaggcAAGGACGGACTCTGCGTGGTGGCGGTTACCGGGAAGGAGATGAGacttgggaggtggaagtacatgaaggaggggagatgCGGGTTGGTCATTTATGAGGTGCCTAAGAATGTGgttgacaagaagaaggaggaggagactaATGGGCATGCCTCCGGTGAGGAATAA